One window from the genome of Pseudomonadota bacterium encodes:
- a CDS encoding Gfo/Idh/MocA family oxidoreductase, which produces MARIKVAVVGAGILGSRHARVFHEHAEAEMVAVVDIDETRARRVAERSGARVYTNLGELLAGDAFDALAVATPDHLHREPAVAALARGKHVFLEKPLATTRADVDAITAASGRSGAVAMVNYSQRFVPEYAAIKRIVEDGTIGRPAMVTSHKFDTIHVPTAMIGWAAQTSPFFFMSSHDLDLVRWYVGRDPVEVVARERRGVLEAAGVPVHDGLNVLISFGAEVMANFHASWIHPTSYPVVADGFLQIIGSSGTLMLDNRARRLVVYGPKGCVEQVFSGPHTANEVDGKIVGAFTDSVTAFLTAIRNGSEPELSVRRTLPIAEAQLAAVEALKTGAAVRIV; this is translated from the coding sequence ATGGCGCGGATCAAGGTCGCCGTCGTCGGCGCCGGTATTCTGGGCTCGCGCCACGCGCGGGTGTTTCACGAGCACGCGGAGGCCGAAATGGTCGCGGTCGTGGACATCGACGAAACGCGGGCCCGGCGCGTGGCCGAGCGCTCCGGGGCGCGGGTCTACACGAATCTGGGAGAGCTCTTGGCCGGCGATGCGTTCGACGCGCTTGCCGTGGCCACACCGGACCATCTCCATCGGGAGCCCGCCGTCGCGGCGCTGGCGCGGGGCAAGCACGTGTTCCTGGAAAAGCCTCTGGCAACCACCCGCGCCGACGTCGATGCCATCACCGCAGCGTCCGGCCGCTCGGGTGCCGTCGCCATGGTCAACTACAGCCAGCGCTTCGTGCCGGAATATGCGGCCATCAAGCGTATCGTCGAAGACGGCACGATCGGCCGGCCGGCGATGGTGACCTCGCACAAGTTCGACACCATTCACGTGCCGACGGCAATGATCGGCTGGGCAGCCCAGACATCGCCCTTCTTCTTCATGTCGAGCCACGACCTCGATCTCGTCCGCTGGTATGTCGGGCGCGATCCCGTCGAGGTCGTCGCGCGCGAACGGCGCGGCGTGCTCGAGGCGGCCGGCGTTCCGGTGCATGACGGTCTCAACGTCCTCATCTCCTTCGGCGCCGAGGTGATGGCGAATTTCCATGCCTCCTGGATCCATCCGACCAGCTACCCGGTGGTCGCCGACGGCTTTCTGCAGATCATCGGCTCGTCGGGCACCTTGATGCTCGACAACCGGGCGCGGCGCCTGGTGGTCTATGGGCCGAAAGGCTGCGTGGAGCAGGTCTTCTCCGGGCCCCACACGGCGAACGAGGTCGACGGCAAGATCGTTGGCGCCTTCACCGATTCGGTCACGGCGTTCCTGACTGCGATCCGCAACGGAAGTGAGCCAGAACTCTCCGTGCGCCGCACGCTTCCCATTGCCGAAGCCCAGCTCGCCGCCGTGGAGGCCCTCAAGACCGGTGCTGCGGTGCGGATTGTCTGA
- a CDS encoding Gfo/Idh/MocA family oxidoreductase: protein MTEREVEARRWPISHRWPRIAVIGAGLMGRRHGHAYRSIPGVELIGFVDHDPAAQAEVRQIFGLPCHSHWDELFAADGLDAVSICLPDDQHLPASLAALERGLAVLLEKPLATDVREAERIVAASQDRLLLVGHMLRFDARYQQARRLLAAGRIGDLVHLTTRRNSAIGAASRYGKRTSLLWHVAVHDIDLVQWITGRPIVEVTAKGVSRRLAPLQHLDSVLALATLGDDTPVAMEFSWIMPEHFGSGLDARLEVVGTEGRIEVHGLDQGLRVADRTSLEFPDTTRWVDYDDGSAGGILVAEIAHFVRCLVEGITPGVAVADALQAVKVAAALERSLAEGRTVVV from the coding sequence ATGACCGAGCGCGAGGTCGAGGCAAGGCGCTGGCCGATATCGCATAGGTGGCCGCGCATCGCGGTGATCGGCGCCGGCCTGATGGGCCGCCGCCACGGGCACGCCTACCGCAGCATTCCCGGGGTCGAGCTCATCGGCTTCGTCGACCATGACCCGGCCGCGCAGGCTGAGGTGCGCCAGATCTTCGGCCTTCCCTGCCACTCTCACTGGGACGAGCTCTTCGCCGCGGACGGCCTCGATGCGGTCAGCATCTGCCTGCCGGACGACCAGCATCTGCCGGCGAGCCTGGCCGCACTCGAGCGTGGTCTGGCCGTGCTCCTGGAAAAGCCGCTCGCCACCGACGTCAGGGAGGCCGAGCGCATCGTGGCGGCGAGCCAGGACCGGCTTCTCCTGGTCGGCCACATGCTGCGCTTCGATGCGCGCTATCAGCAGGCAAGGCGCCTGCTCGCGGCCGGTCGCATCGGCGATCTCGTCCACCTCACCACCAGGCGCAACAGCGCCATCGGCGCCGCCAGCCGCTACGGCAAGAGGACGAGCCTCCTCTGGCATGTGGCGGTGCACGACATCGACCTCGTTCAGTGGATTACCGGCCGCCCTATCGTCGAGGTCACCGCCAAGGGCGTGTCGCGCCGCCTCGCCCCGCTGCAGCACCTCGACTCGGTGCTGGCGCTGGCAACGCTTGGCGACGACACACCGGTCGCGATGGAGTTTTCCTGGATCATGCCCGAGCATTTCGGCAGCGGCCTCGACGCCCGCCTCGAAGTCGTCGGGACCGAGGGGCGGATCGAGGTCCACGGTCTCGACCAGGGCCTGCGCGTGGCTGATCGCACCAGCCTCGAGTTCCCCGATACGACCCGTTGGGTGGACTATGACGACGGCAGCGCCGGCGGCATTCTCGTGGCCGAAATCGCCCATTTCGTGCGCTGCCTGGTCGAGGGGATCACGCCCGGCGTTGCGGTCGCCGATGCCCTCCAGGCGGTGAAAGTGGCCGCGGCCTTGGAGCGGTCTCTGGCGGAGGGGCGAACGGTCGTGGTTTAG
- a CDS encoding ABC transporter substrate-binding protein has translation MLKQSLALVLGALLVLAQPGTGLAQAPTRTLHAFATHGEPLYGPEFKHLNYVNPQAPRGGEVTLGAPPTFDNLNPFILKGVSAPGLGLINDTLLAGTADDPEGLYGLVAESLEVPDDRSWVIFTLRQEARFHDGRPMTPADVVWSFDTLMTKGHPQYRTLYADVANAAALDGRRVKFTFKVANNRELPGLVGGVPVLSKHYWDGRDFEKTTLDPPLGSGPYRIEAVDPGRSIRYRRVEDYWGDRLPINAGRHNFGAISFESYRELSIEFEAFKAGAIDYRREYQSKDWATGYDVPAVKAGIIKRDEVMNQNPLPTQAFTYNARRALFQDRRVRQALGYAYDFEWMNKTLFYGLYIRISSYWTNSELAATGLPAGEEREILERYRGRVPEEVFTREYKPPATDGSGNIRDNLREALKLLHEAGWDIKANKLVNAKGDPFRFEILYAQAGLERVILPFTKNLERLGITATARFVDSAQYQNRADAFDYDMIIGGYAQSLAPGNEQRDFWTSASADIRGSANESGVKDPVVDELVQLVISAPDRKSLIQRARALDRVLLWGFYMTPLYYGPSFLIAYWDKFGRPPTPPKYTDGFIDTWWIDQTKASSLAERKAAMKN, from the coding sequence ATGCTGAAGCAGAGTCTGGCGCTGGTGCTAGGGGCGTTGCTCGTTCTCGCCCAGCCCGGCACCGGCCTGGCCCAGGCGCCGACGCGCACGCTGCATGCCTTCGCTACCCATGGCGAGCCGCTCTACGGGCCGGAGTTCAAGCATCTCAACTACGTCAATCCGCAGGCGCCGCGCGGCGGCGAGGTCACGCTCGGCGCCCCGCCGACCTTCGACAATCTCAATCCATTCATCTTGAAGGGCGTGTCCGCACCGGGGCTCGGCCTCATCAACGACACGCTCCTGGCCGGTACCGCCGACGATCCCGAGGGTCTCTATGGGCTCGTGGCGGAGAGCCTGGAGGTGCCCGACGATCGCTCTTGGGTCATCTTCACCTTGCGGCAAGAGGCGCGCTTTCATGACGGCCGGCCGATGACGCCGGCCGACGTCGTCTGGTCGTTCGACACGCTGATGACCAAGGGCCATCCGCAATATCGCACGCTCTACGCCGACGTCGCCAATGCCGCAGCACTCGACGGTCGCCGGGTAAAGTTCACCTTCAAGGTCGCCAACAATCGCGAGCTGCCGGGATTGGTCGGCGGCGTTCCGGTGCTGTCGAAGCATTACTGGGACGGTCGCGATTTCGAGAAGACGACGCTCGATCCGCCGCTCGGCAGCGGACCCTATCGGATCGAAGCGGTCGATCCCGGTCGTTCGATCCGCTATCGCCGGGTCGAGGACTATTGGGGCGATCGCCTGCCAATCAATGCCGGCCGCCATAATTTCGGCGCCATCAGCTTCGAGTCCTATCGGGAGCTCTCGATCGAGTTCGAGGCGTTCAAGGCGGGTGCCATCGACTATCGCCGCGAATACCAGTCGAAGGATTGGGCCACGGGATACGACGTGCCGGCGGTCAAGGCTGGGATCATCAAGCGCGACGAGGTCATGAACCAGAATCCCCTGCCCACCCAGGCATTCACCTACAACGCCCGGCGCGCGCTCTTCCAGGATCGGCGCGTCCGCCAGGCGCTGGGATACGCCTACGATTTCGAATGGATGAACAAGACGCTGTTCTACGGCCTCTACATCAGGATCAGCAGCTACTGGACGAATTCCGAGCTCGCCGCCACGGGCCTGCCCGCAGGCGAGGAGCGGGAGATCCTCGAGCGCTATCGCGGCCGCGTGCCCGAGGAGGTGTTCACCCGGGAATACAAGCCGCCGGCGACGGACGGCAGCGGCAATATCCGCGACAATCTGCGCGAAGCCCTCAAGCTCCTGCACGAGGCGGGCTGGGACATCAAGGCGAACAAGCTCGTCAACGCCAAGGGCGATCCGTTTCGCTTCGAGATCCTCTATGCGCAGGCCGGGCTCGAACGGGTGATCTTGCCCTTCACCAAGAACCTGGAGCGATTGGGCATCACCGCGACCGCCCGCTTCGTCGACTCGGCGCAATACCAGAATCGTGCCGACGCCTTCGATTACGACATGATCATCGGCGGCTATGCCCAGAGCCTGGCGCCCGGCAATGAGCAGCGGGACTTCTGGACTTCGGCCTCGGCCGACATCCGCGGCAGCGCCAATGAAAGCGGCGTCAAGGATCCCGTGGTGGACGAGCTGGTCCAGCTGGTCATCAGCGCCCCCGATCGCAAATCCCTGATCCAACGCGCACGGGCCTTGGACCGGGTGCTGCTCTGGGGCTTCTACATGACGCCGCTCTACTATGGACCGTCGTTCCTAATCGCCTATTGGGACAAATTCGGCCGCCCGCCGACGCCGCCGAAATACACCGACGGCTTCATCGATACCTGGTGGATCGACCAAACCAAGGCCTCGAGCCTGGCCGAACGCAAGGCAGCGATGAAGAATTGA
- a CDS encoding ABC transporter substrate-binding protein — translation MVKLAFGVLLSVLACLMAHCQARAQAPGLHAIAIHGEPKYGPDFKHLDYVNPEAPRGGEVVLGSPGQFRTYDTLNGFTLKGVPAAGLGLIYTTLLTGTGDDPEGRYGLAAESLEVPEDRSWVVFTLRPEARFHDGKPITAGDVAWTFDALMTKGNPQYRLMLADVEKAEALDDRHVKFTFKVAGNRELPSLVGGLSILPKHYWEARDFEKTTLEPPLGSGPYRIEALDRGRSISYRRVEDYWANTLPIMIGRYNFGLIRYDYYRDLQIDFEAFKGGSIDFREENTAKDWATAYDTPALRAGLIKRDEVRNQNPGRAQGFVYNLRRPLFQDRRVRQALGYAFDFEWMNKTLFYDAYVRVDSYWSNSELASTGLPEGEERAILERYRGRIPEEVFTREYKPPVTDGSGNIRDNVREALKLLGEAGWQIKSGKLVNAKGDPFQFEIFYLQAGLERIILPFAKNLERLGIAASVRLVDSAQYEKRLQDFDFDMMIGGAGMPLSPGVEQRALWSAESADTRGSANLGGVHDPAIDDLVQLVIDAPDRKTLIQRTRALDRVLLWGFYMIPQYTVRTFRIAYWDKFERPAMPPKYGVGFLDTWWVDAAKTASLEQRKSAMKN, via the coding sequence ATGGTGAAACTGGCTTTTGGTGTTCTCCTTTCGGTGCTTGCCTGCCTGATGGCGCATTGCCAGGCCCGCGCGCAGGCGCCGGGGCTGCATGCCATCGCCATCCATGGCGAGCCGAAATACGGCCCCGACTTCAAGCATCTCGACTATGTGAATCCGGAGGCACCCCGCGGCGGCGAGGTGGTCTTGGGCTCGCCCGGCCAGTTCCGCACCTACGATACCCTCAACGGCTTCACCTTGAAGGGCGTGCCCGCCGCCGGGCTGGGTCTGATCTACACCACGCTCTTGACCGGGACCGGGGATGATCCGGAGGGTCGCTACGGCCTGGCGGCCGAGAGCCTCGAGGTGCCGGAAGACCGCTCCTGGGTCGTCTTCACGCTCAGGCCCGAGGCGCGGTTCCACGACGGCAAGCCGATCACCGCCGGCGACGTGGCCTGGACCTTCGATGCGCTGATGACCAAGGGCAACCCGCAATATCGGCTGATGCTGGCCGATGTGGAGAAGGCCGAGGCGCTGGACGACCGGCACGTGAAATTCACCTTCAAGGTCGCGGGCAACCGCGAGCTGCCGAGCCTCGTCGGCGGTCTGTCGATCCTGCCGAAGCACTATTGGGAGGCTCGGGACTTCGAGAAGACCACGCTCGAGCCGCCGCTCGGCAGCGGTCCCTACCGCATCGAGGCGCTCGACCGCGGCCGCTCCATCAGCTACCGCAGGGTCGAGGACTACTGGGCCAACACGCTGCCGATCATGATCGGCCGCTATAATTTCGGCCTCATCCGCTACGACTATTATCGCGATCTGCAGATCGACTTCGAGGCGTTCAAAGGCGGCTCGATCGATTTCCGCGAGGAGAACACGGCGAAGGATTGGGCCACGGCCTACGACACGCCGGCGCTCCGCGCCGGCCTCATCAAGCGCGACGAGGTCCGCAACCAGAATCCGGGGCGAGCCCAGGGATTCGTCTACAACCTCCGCCGGCCCTTGTTTCAAGACCGCCGGGTCCGCCAGGCGCTGGGCTATGCCTTCGACTTCGAGTGGATGAACAAGACGCTGTTCTACGACGCCTATGTTCGGGTCGACAGCTATTGGTCGAATTCCGAGCTGGCGTCGACCGGGCTGCCCGAAGGCGAGGAGCGCGCCATCCTCGAGCGCTATCGCGGCCGGATCCCCGAGGAGGTGTTCACCCGGGAGTACAAGCCGCCGGTGACCGATGGCTCCGGCAACATCCGCGACAATGTGCGCGAAGCCTTGAAGCTGCTGGGCGAGGCCGGCTGGCAGATCAAATCCGGCAAGCTGGTGAATGCCAAGGGCGATCCTTTCCAGTTCGAGATCTTCTATCTGCAGGCCGGCCTCGAGCGCATCATTCTGCCCTTTGCCAAGAATCTCGAGCGCCTCGGCATCGCCGCCAGCGTCCGCTTGGTCGATTCCGCGCAATACGAAAAGCGCCTGCAGGACTTCGACTTCGACATGATGATCGGCGGCGCCGGCATGCCGCTCTCGCCTGGTGTCGAGCAGCGGGCGTTGTGGAGCGCGGAGTCGGCCGACACCCGCGGCAGCGCCAATCTGGGCGGCGTCCACGACCCGGCGATCGACGATCTCGTGCAGCTGGTGATCGACGCGCCGGATCGAAAGACGCTGATCCAGCGCACCCGCGCCTTGGACCGGGTGCTGCTCTGGGGCTTCTACATGATCCCGCAATACACGGTCCGGACCTTCCGCATCGCCTATTGGGACAAGTTCGAGCGGCCGGCGATGCCGCCGAAATATGGCGTGGGCTTCCTCGATACCTGGTGGGTCGATGCCGCCAAGACCGCCAGCCTGGAGCAGCGCAAATCTGCCATGAAGAACTAG
- a CDS encoding ABC transporter substrate-binding protein: MLKPLGALAFAALALCLAGEAHAQAPTQTLHAISIHGTPKYGSDFKQLDYVNPDAPRGGEVILGAPGTYDSLNPFILKGVPAAGAGSIYDSLMTRSGDDPESDYGLVAESIEVPDDRSWALFTLRPEARFHDGTPITAADVVWTLETLKSKGSPHYRSYYADVDKAEALDDRRVKYTFNVANNRELPGIVGELPILPRHYWQSRDFEKTTLEPPLGSGPYRIEAVDPGRSIRLRRVEDYWGNRLPINVGRYNFGLLRYEYYRDPSIAFEAFKAGAIDFRREVSSKDWATGYDLPAARAGLILRDHVRTLNPNRPQVLVFNTRRPLFQDRRVRQALGYAFDFEWMNKNLFYGIYGRPASYWPNSGLAATGLPQDEELAILERYRGRVPEEVFTREFKLPTTDGSGNLRDNVREALKLLGEAGWLIKNGKLTNTKGEAFQFEILYAQPGLDRIILPFAKNLERLGVTASVRLVDVAQFENRTDAFDYDMIIGGPAQSASPGNEQRDFWSSTAADTRGSRNESGVKDPVVDELIDLVIAAGDRKSLVQRTHALDRVLLWGFYMIPQLYDPTTRIAYWDKFGRPPTAPAYGIGFADTWWVDAAKAASLAERKAAVKN, encoded by the coding sequence ATGCTGAAGCCGCTCGGAGCTCTCGCCTTCGCCGCGCTCGCGCTCTGTCTCGCCGGCGAAGCCCATGCGCAAGCGCCGACGCAGACGCTGCATGCGATCTCGATCCACGGCACGCCCAAATACGGTTCCGACTTCAAGCAGCTCGACTATGTGAACCCCGACGCGCCCAGGGGTGGCGAGGTGATCTTGGGCGCACCCGGCACCTATGACAGCCTCAACCCGTTCATCCTGAAGGGCGTGCCCGCGGCCGGGGCCGGCTCGATCTACGATTCATTGATGACCCGATCCGGGGATGATCCGGAGAGCGACTACGGGCTGGTGGCCGAGAGCATCGAGGTGCCTGACGACCGCTCCTGGGCGCTGTTCACTCTCAGACCCGAGGCGCGCTTCCATGACGGAACGCCGATCACCGCGGCCGACGTCGTCTGGACCTTGGAGACGCTGAAGAGCAAGGGCTCCCCGCACTACCGCTCCTATTATGCCGATGTGGACAAGGCCGAAGCGCTCGACGATCGCCGCGTCAAATACACCTTCAATGTCGCTAACAACCGCGAGCTGCCGGGGATCGTCGGCGAGCTGCCGATCCTGCCTCGCCACTATTGGCAGAGCCGCGATTTCGAGAAGACCACCTTGGAGCCGCCGCTGGGCAGCGGCCCGTATCGGATCGAGGCGGTCGATCCCGGCCGCTCCATCCGCCTGCGCCGGGTCGAGGATTATTGGGGCAACCGTCTGCCGATCAATGTCGGCCGCTACAATTTCGGCTTGCTTCGCTATGAGTACTATCGCGATCCCTCGATCGCCTTCGAGGCATTCAAGGCCGGCGCCATCGACTTCCGACGCGAGGTCTCATCCAAGGATTGGGCGACCGGCTACGATCTGCCGGCCGCCAGGGCCGGGCTGATCCTTCGCGACCACGTTCGCACCTTGAATCCGAACCGGCCCCAGGTCCTCGTCTTCAACACGCGCCGGCCGCTCTTTCAGGATCGCCGGGTTCGCCAGGCGCTGGGATACGCCTTCGACTTCGAGTGGATGAACAAGAACTTGTTCTACGGAATCTACGGCCGGCCCGCGAGCTACTGGCCGAACTCCGGGCTGGCTGCCACCGGGCTGCCGCAAGATGAGGAGCTGGCCATCCTCGAGCGCTATCGCGGCCGGGTGCCCGAGGAGGTGTTCACCCGGGAGTTCAAGCTGCCGACGACCGACGGGTCGGGCAATCTCCGCGACAATGTCCGCGAGGCCTTGAAGCTGCTCGGCGAAGCCGGCTGGCTGATCAAGAACGGCAAGCTCACCAATACCAAAGGCGAAGCCTTTCAGTTCGAGATCCTCTACGCGCAACCCGGGCTCGATCGGATCATCTTGCCCTTCGCCAAGAATTTGGAGCGCTTGGGCGTCACCGCCAGCGTGCGGCTGGTCGATGTGGCGCAGTTCGAAAACCGCACCGACGCCTTCGACTACGACATGATCATCGGCGGTCCGGCGCAATCGGCCTCGCCGGGCAACGAGCAGCGCGATTTCTGGAGCTCGACGGCGGCCGATACCCGCGGCAGCCGCAACGAAAGCGGCGTCAAGGATCCCGTGGTCGACGAGCTCATCGATCTCGTCATCGCCGCCGGGGACCGGAAGTCCCTGGTCCAGCGCACCCATGCGCTCGACCGGGTGCTGCTCTGGGGCTTCTACATGATCCCGCAGCTCTACGATCCGACCACCCGCATCGCCTATTGGGACAAGTTCGGCCGGCCGCCGACCGCGCCCGCCTACGGCATCGGCTTCGCCGATACCTGGTGGGTCGATGCCGCCAAGGCGGCGAGCCTGGCCGAGCGCAAAGCCGCGGTGAAGAACTGA
- a CDS encoding ABC transporter substrate-binding protein: MRRWIGALMLAAQAWLAPYDPAEAQPATHTAHAIAIHGEPKYGPDFRHLDYVNPDAPKGGEVILGAPGAFRTFDSLNPFILRGVSAGGLLHLDDTLSWTYDTLTVPTWDDPEGQYGLVAASIEVPEDRSWVVFTLRPEARFHDGRPITAADVAWTFETLISKGHPQYRLLLADVDKAEAIDDRHVKFTFKVANNRELPIRVGGLAVLPKHYWQGRDFEKTTLEPPLGSGPYRIEAVEPGRSIRYRRVEDYWGRNLPINVGRFNFGVIRYDYYRDPSIEFEAFKTGALDYRREYTSKDWATGYEVPALRAGLLKRDEIKNQNPGRAQGFLFNTRRPVFQDRRVRQALGYAFDFEWMNKTLFYGIYARVTSYWSNSELAAAGLPKGAELALLERYRGRIADEVFAREYKPPQTDGSGNMRENVREALKLLSDAGWLIKGGKLVNAKGEPFQFEILYVQSGLERLILPFVKNLERLGIQANARLVDSAQYQKRVEDFDFDMVVLGPTPTLSPGNDQRDLWSSAAADTPGSANYGGVKDPVIDELVELVIAAPDRDALIQRTRALDRVLLWSFYMVPQYYGPSYLIAYWDKFGRPPIPPKYGVGFETWWVDAAKAANLEQRKAAMKN, encoded by the coding sequence ATGCGGAGGTGGATCGGAGCATTGATGCTGGCGGCGCAGGCCTGGCTGGCACCCTACGATCCGGCCGAGGCGCAACCGGCGACGCACACGGCCCATGCCATCGCCATCCATGGCGAGCCCAAATACGGCCCCGACTTCAGGCATCTCGACTACGTCAACCCGGATGCTCCCAAGGGCGGCGAGGTGATCCTGGGGGCTCCCGGCGCCTTCCGCACCTTCGACAGCCTCAACCCGTTCATCCTTCGCGGCGTCTCGGCCGGCGGATTGCTGCATCTCGACGACACCCTCTCCTGGACCTACGACACCTTGACCGTCCCCACCTGGGACGATCCGGAGGGACAATACGGCCTGGTGGCGGCGAGCATCGAGGTGCCGGAGGATCGCTCCTGGGTCGTCTTCACCTTGCGCCCAGAGGCCCGCTTCCACGACGGCAGGCCGATCACGGCGGCCGATGTCGCGTGGACCTTCGAGACCTTGATCAGCAAAGGCCATCCCCAGTACCGGCTGCTGCTGGCCGATGTGGATAAGGCCGAGGCGATCGACGATCGCCACGTCAAGTTCACCTTCAAGGTCGCCAACAATCGCGAGCTGCCGATCCGGGTCGGCGGCCTGGCGGTGCTGCCGAAGCACTATTGGCAGGGGCGCGATTTCGAGAAGACCACGCTCGAGCCGCCGCTCGGCAGCGGGCCCTATCGCATCGAGGCGGTCGAGCCGGGTCGCTCCATCCGCTACCGCCGCGTGGAGGATTACTGGGGCCGGAACCTTCCCATCAATGTCGGCCGCTTCAATTTCGGCGTCATTCGCTACGACTACTACCGGGACCCGTCGATCGAGTTCGAGGCGTTCAAGACGGGTGCCCTCGACTATCGCCGGGAATACACTTCCAAGGACTGGGCGACGGGCTACGAGGTGCCGGCACTCCGCGCCGGGTTGCTGAAGCGCGACGAGATCAAGAACCAGAATCCGGGACGCGCCCAGGGTTTCCTCTTCAACACGCGCCGGCCGGTGTTCCAGGACCGCCGCGTGCGGCAGGCCTTGGGCTATGCCTTCGACTTCGAGTGGATGAACAAGACGCTGTTCTACGGAATCTACGCCCGGGTCACCAGCTATTGGTCGAATTCCGAGCTGGCCGCCGCCGGGCTGCCCAAGGGCGCGGAGCTGGCCCTGCTCGAGCGCTATCGCGGCCGGATCGCCGACGAGGTCTTCGCCAGGGAATACAAGCCGCCGCAGACCGACGGCTCCGGCAATATGCGGGAGAACGTTCGTGAAGCCCTCAAGCTCCTCAGCGACGCCGGCTGGCTGATCAAAGGCGGCAAGCTCGTCAATGCCAAGGGTGAGCCCTTTCAATTCGAAATTCTCTACGTGCAGTCAGGCCTCGAACGGCTGATCCTGCCTTTTGTCAAGAATCTGGAGCGCCTCGGGATCCAAGCCAATGCGCGCCTGGTCGACAGCGCCCAATACCAGAAGCGAGTCGAAGACTTCGACTTCGACATGGTGGTCTTGGGGCCCACCCCCACCTTGTCGCCGGGCAACGACCAGCGCGACTTGTGGAGCTCAGCTGCTGCCGATACGCCGGGGAGCGCCAACTACGGCGGGGTCAAGGATCCCGTCATCGACGAGCTCGTCGAGCTGGTGATCGCCGCCCCCGACCGCGATGCGCTCATCCAGCGCACCAGAGCCTTGGATCGCGTGCTCCTGTGGAGCTTCTACATGGTCCCGCAATATTACGGACCCTCCTATCTCATCGCCTATTGGGACAAGTTCGGACGGCCACCGATCCCGCCGAAATACGGCGTCGGCTTCGAGACCTGGTGGGTCGATGCCGCCAAGGCGGCGAACCTGGAGCAGCGCAAGGCTGCCATGAAGAACTGA
- a CDS encoding microcin C ABC transporter permease YejB — MLAYIIRRVLLMLPTLFGIMLVNFLIIQAAPGGPIDQIIAQIKGNAISATSRIGGGGGELSQSGAGPPSQTSGGGETSHYRGARGLDPDLIKQLERQFGFDKPMHERFVQMMRQYVVFDFGNSFFRDRRVVDLVLEKMPVSISLGLWTTLLIYLISIPLGVAKAVRDGSSFDVWTSAAVIIGYAIPGFLFAILLVVLFAGGSFFSWFPLRGLVSDNWQLLSWPARLADYFWHMALPITAMVVGGFASLTMLTKNSFLEEINKQYVVTARAKGLSEPRVLYGHVFRNAMLIVVAGFPSAFVSILFTSALLIEVIFSLDGLGLLGFEAAINRDYPIMFGTLYFFTLLGLLMNLIGDLTYVAVDPRIDFATREG, encoded by the coding sequence ATGCTGGCCTATATCATCCGCCGCGTGCTCTTGATGCTTCCGACTCTCTTCGGGATCATGCTCGTCAACTTCCTCATCATCCAGGCCGCACCCGGCGGGCCGATCGACCAGATCATCGCCCAGATCAAGGGCAACGCCATCTCCGCCACCAGCCGCATCGGCGGCGGCGGCGGCGAGCTCTCCCAGAGCGGCGCCGGGCCGCCATCGCAGACCAGCGGCGGCGGCGAGACCAGCCACTACCGCGGCGCCCGTGGGCTCGACCCCGACCTCATCAAGCAGCTTGAGCGGCAATTCGGCTTCGACAAGCCCATGCACGAGCGCTTCGTCCAGATGATGCGCCAATACGTGGTCTTCGATTTCGGCAACAGCTTCTTCCGCGACCGGCGCGTGGTCGACCTCGTCCTTGAGAAGATGCCGGTGTCGATCTCCCTCGGTCTATGGACCACGCTCCTCATCTACCTCATCTCGATCCCGCTGGGCGTGGCCAAGGCGGTGCGCGACGGTTCCAGCTTCGATGTCTGGACTTCGGCTGCGGTCATTATCGGCTACGCCATCCCCGGCTTTCTCTTCGCCATCCTGCTCGTGGTGCTGTTCGCCGGCGGCAGCTTCTTCTCCTGGTTCCCCTTGCGCGGTCTGGTCTCCGACAATTGGCAGCTGCTCTCCTGGCCGGCGCGCCTCGCCGATTATTTCTGGCACATGGCCTTGCCGATCACCGCCATGGTGGTCGGCGGCTTCGCCAGCTTGACCATGCTCACCAAGAACTCCTTCCTCGAGGAGATCAACAAGCAATATGTCGTGACCGCCCGCGCCAAGGGCCTCTCCGAGCCCCGCGTGCTCTATGGGCATGTGTTTCGCAACGCCATGCTAATCGTGGTGGCGGGATTTCCCTCCGCCTTCGTCAGCATCCTCTTCACCAGCGCGCTCCTGATCGAGGTCATCTTCTCTTTGGACGGGCTCGGCCTCCTGGGCTTCGAGGCGGCGATCAACCGCGACTATCCCATCATGTTCGGCACGCTCTATTTCTTCACGCTTCTGGGCCTGCTCATGAACCTCATCGGCGATCTCACCTACGTCGCCGTCGACCCCCGCATCGATTTCGCCACGCGGGAGGGTTGA